The Candidatus Palauibacter soopunensis region AAGCAGCTGCGGCGGCTGACGAAGCCGTGCGAGCCGGGGGAGTCGGCGGAGGACTCCCCGACGACGGTCGTGTGCCAGCGGTCGTTCGATCCGTCGACGGCGGCGGATCTGTACGCGGACATGACCGTGACGCCGCCGACGCGTTCGGCCATCCCGCCGTCCGATACCGGGATCGATGCCCTGTCGCGGGGACAGCTCATCCCGGAGGACTCGACCTATCGGCTCTCGGACTGGATCGCGGGGCCGCTGCGGGAAGGCGACGTCTTTTCGCCGGCCGAACTCCGCGTGCTCCAGATCGCCCGGCAGTCGCTGGGGGACCGGCCGGTCTACTTCGCGGCGACGGCCTCGCCGGTGTACGGCAAGTGGGGACTGCAGCCTCACCTCGTCCGGCAGGGGCTCGCCTTCAAGCTCGTGGACGGACCGCTCGAGGAGTCCGGGACGCTCGTCGACCTGAGCGAATACTTTCCCGATTCGCCGCTGCCGACGTGGAACGACCGCGTCCGCACCGGAGAACTGCTGGAAGACGTATTTCTCGTCGACGACGTCCTGGCGTGGAACAGGTGGCCGGATCCGTCCACGAGGTCGAACATCCCCGGCGCCTACTACATGGCGCACGCCTTCCAGGGAGTTTCCGAGGAGTTGTACGGGAATACGGAAGCCGCGGAGTGGGCCTACCGCCGGGCGAACCACTTCGCGCGGCTTACCGGCGCCGACTGACCGCCGCTACATGGGGCGGATGGTGCCCAGCAGCGTGACGATCAGGATCAGGACGCCGTTGATCGAGGCCACGATCGCGTTCGTCTTCCGGAACTTCACGAACGACGCGCTTGCCTCCCCCGCGTTGGCGGAAGCCTCCGCGGCGCGCGCGAGCCTTCCCGAGTTGGGGATCTGGACCGCGACCGCGAGGACGAAGGCGATGAGCCCCAGCACCTGCATCTGAAACTGCCAGTGCGGCGTGAGCCGGAAGACGCCGTAGCCGCCCAGCCCGGCGAGGCCGAAGCCGGCGACCGTGGTCAGCAGCATGCCGAGGAGCCCGGGGCCCCGGAGCAGCCGGTGGCCGGCGCGATAGAGGAACGCGATCACGTTCCGGTCGCCCGTCTTGTTGGCCCGGACGCCGAGGATCGCGAGCGAGAAGGTGACGCCGAACCAGAGCGCCAGCCCGATCAGATGCAGAAAGAGCATCACTCCACGCATGTCCATGCGCGCAAAGTCCGGGCGGCGTGCGCACGGGTCAAGAGACCGCGATTGACGCGGGGCGGGGCCCGGCGGCAACGTCCGGCATGAGCATGATCGCGCAAACGAAACGGACTCCGCTCCCGGCGGCGCTCGAGAACGAACTCGAAGAGGTGTTCGGCGACCGGTTCACGACGGCCGAGGCGATGCGCCGGCAGCACGGCGAGGGCGAATCGTTCCACGCCAACGAGCCGCCGGACGCGGTGGTGTTTCCCGAGTCCACGGCCGAGGTGTCCGCCGTCGTGCGCGCCTGCCACCGGCACGACGTCCCGATGATCGGGTTCGGGGCCGGGACCTCGCTCGAAGGGCATGTCGCCGCGCGGCGCGGGGGAGTGACGATCGCGACGAGCGGCCTCTCGCGCCTCATTGAGCTCAACCCCGAGGACATGGACTGCCGCGTCGAGGCGGGGATGACGCGCAAGGCGCTGGAGCCGCACCTCAAGGGGACGGGCCTCTTCTTCCCCATCGACCCGGGCGCCGAGGCGAGCCTGGGCGGGATGGCTGCCACCGGGGCTTCCGGGACGACCACGGTCCGCTACGGCACGATGCGCGAAAACGTGCTCGGGCTCACCGTCGTGCTCCCGGACGGGACCGTGATCCGGACGGGTGGGCGCGCGAGAAAGTCCTCCGCCGGCTACGACCTCACGCGGCTTTTCCTCGGCTCCGAAGGCACGATCGGCATCATCACGGAGGTCCTCCTCCGGCTGCACGGGATCCCGGAGGCGATCGCCTCGGCGGTGTGCTCCTTCCCCACGCTGGCCGACGCGGTGGACGCGGTGATCTACACGATCCAGAGCGGGGTGCCGGTCGCGCGGGTCGAACTCCTCGACGACGTGCAGATGGACGCGGTGAACCGGTACTCCGACTTCGACTACCCCGTGCGTCCCACGCTCTTCTTCGAGTTTCACGGGACGGCCGCCGGCGTCGAGGAGCAGTCGACCGAAGTGGGTCTCATCGCGAAGGAACTCGGCGGGACGGACTTCGAGTGGGCCACGCGGGCCGAGGAACGGTCGCGGCTGTGGGCCGCCCGGCACGAGGCCTACTACGCGTCGCTCGCCCTCCGTCCGGGCTCCCGGGGGTGGGCGACGGACGTCTGCGTCCCGATCTCGTCGCTCGCCGACTGTCTCCTGAAGACCCGGGAAGAGATCGACGCGGAAGGTCTGCTGGCGCCGATCGTCGCGCACGCGGGAGACGGCAACTTCCACGTCCTCTTCATCATCGATCCGGACGATGAGGAGGAGATGGCGCGCGCGAAGCGGGTGAACGCGCGCATGATCGAGCAGGCGATCTCGGTCGGGGGCACCTGTACCGGCGAACACGGGGTCGGCTACGGCAAGGTCCCCTACATGCGGGCCCAGCACGGGGATGCCGTCGACGCCATGCGCTCGATCAAGGAGGCGCTCGACCCGAAGGGCCTCATGAACCCCGGAAAGGTGGTCGCATGACGATCAAAATCCGCGCATTCCCGCTGCTCCTCGCGCTCGCGGCCTGCGCTTCCCCCGATGGCGGAGACGGCGGAGACGCGGCCGCCGGAGGGGAGGGTGTCGCGGACCTCGTCATCCTCGGCGGCCGGGTCATGGATCCGGAGACGCGACTGGACGCCGTGCGCGACGTCGCGGTCGCCGACGGTCGTATCACCGCCATCTCCGAAGGGGGCGTCGCCGGACGGGACACGATCGATGCCACCGGCCTCGTGGTCGCGCCCGGCTTCGTCGACCTGCACGCGCACGGACAGGACACGGTGAGCGCGAAGCTCCAGGCGCTGGACGGCGTGACGACGGCCCTCGAGATGGAGATCGGCGTGTACCCGGTGGCCGAATGGGTCGCCTCCCGCGAGGGGACGGCGCCCATCCACTTCGGGGCGACGGTGAGCCACCCGGGCGCGCGCACGAAGCTGCTCGCTGGTTTTGATGTCGGCCACTCGGTGATGACGCCGCCGGGCGAACCCAGCCCCTTCGAGTTCGAGGCGGTCTACGGGGCCGTCGACGACGACCAGATGCTCGAACTGAACGGGCTCATCGCGTCGGGCCTGGAGGAGGGCGGGCTCGGGATCGGGTTCGGCATCACGTACACGCCGGGCGCCTCGCGGACGGAGATCTACCGCGTCTTCCAGCTCGCGGCCGCGCAGGGGGCGCCGGCCTACGTCCACATCCGGGGCGAGAACTCGGGTGGCACGCTGGGGGCCTTCCAGGAGGTGATCGCGAACGCGCTCTCGACCGGCGCCTCGCTCCACATCGTCCACATGAACTCGAGCGCCGACGAGATGGCGCGCATGACGCTGGAGATGATCCGCGGGGCGCGCGAGCGCGGGATCGACATCACGACGGAGTCCTATCCCTATACGGCGGGCTCGACGCGGATCGAATCGGCGCTGTTCGACCCGTGGGAGGGCCGCCCCGACGACGAATACGGCCGTCTGCAGTGGTCGGGGACGCC contains the following coding sequences:
- a CDS encoding DUF2269 family protein, which codes for MLFLHLIGLALWFGVTFSLAILGVRANKTGDRNVIAFLYRAGHRLLRGPGLLGMLLTTVAGFGLAGLGGYGVFRLTPHWQFQMQVLGLIAFVLAVAVQIPNSGRLARAAEASANAGEASASFVKFRKTNAIVASINGVLILIVTLLGTIRPM
- a CDS encoding FAD-linked oxidase C-terminal domain-containing protein, encoding MSMIAQTKRTPLPAALENELEEVFGDRFTTAEAMRRQHGEGESFHANEPPDAVVFPESTAEVSAVVRACHRHDVPMIGFGAGTSLEGHVAARRGGVTIATSGLSRLIELNPEDMDCRVEAGMTRKALEPHLKGTGLFFPIDPGAEASLGGMAATGASGTTTVRYGTMRENVLGLTVVLPDGTVIRTGGRARKSSAGYDLTRLFLGSEGTIGIITEVLLRLHGIPEAIASAVCSFPTLADAVDAVIYTIQSGVPVARVELLDDVQMDAVNRYSDFDYPVRPTLFFEFHGTAAGVEEQSTEVGLIAKELGGTDFEWATRAEERSRLWAARHEAYYASLALRPGSRGWATDVCVPISSLADCLLKTREEIDAEGLLAPIVAHAGDGNFHVLFIIDPDDEEEMARAKRVNARMIEQAISVGGTCTGEHGVGYGKVPYMRAQHGDAVDAMRSIKEALDPKGLMNPGKVVA
- a CDS encoding amidohydrolase family protein; translation: MTIKIRAFPLLLALAACASPDGGDGGDAAAGGEGVADLVILGGRVMDPETRLDAVRDVAVADGRITAISEGGVAGRDTIDATGLVVAPGFVDLHAHGQDTVSAKLQALDGVTTALEMEIGVYPVAEWVASREGTAPIHFGATVSHPGARTKLLAGFDVGHSVMTPPGEPSPFEFEAVYGAVDDDQMLELNGLIASGLEEGGLGIGFGITYTPGASRTEIYRVFQLAAAQGAPAYVHIRGENSGGTLGAFQEVIANALSTGASLHIVHMNSSADEMARMTLEMIRGARERGIDITTESYPYTAGSTRIESALFDPWEGRPDDEYGRLQWSGTPERLNAASFRRYREQGGWVVIHGRSEETNEWIVAQPDVIVASDGIPYLYQAIHPRGAGTYSRVLGYYVRERGALSLMDALAKMTILPAQRVEGFAPVMARKGRVQAGADADIVVFDPDTIIDRATYADPAAPSEGVHYLLVEGTAVVRDGEIVPGVYPGQAITSGTR